From Tissierellales bacterium:
AATGCGATCCGGAAGCCTTTGTAAAAAGAACTAGAGAACATAGAGCTATAACTAAACCGGGCAAATTTTTTAATCTTGCATTGAGAACAGAAGAAGCAGATGGACTTCATCTTATGGGAGAATTTGAAAAAGCACTAGAAATATTAGAAGATTTTAATCCAGAGATTTTTGATAAATATCCTCAACTTTATAGAGTCGTGCTGGCGAGCAAGATGTCATGCTTGTATGAACTCAAAAGAGATGAAGAAGCAAGAAATATTTATGATATATTTCATAGTTTGCCAGAGTGTGACGAGTTTTTGGGGTCAGTAAAAGAACAAAAGGCACTCTATAAGATAAGTAATGGTGAATTAAAAGATGGATTAAAACTATTTGAAGAACTATATAGATATCAGAAAAAGGAAAATTTTAAGATTCAATGCGCATATCAACTAGCAAAAACGTATGAAAAACTAGAAGATATAGAAAATAGCAAGAAATACTACGAAATAGCGGCTAGAGGAAATGAGAAAATGTATGCTGCGAGAGAAGCGAGAAATTATTTGCGAGCAAGAGAAGGGAAGTAAAAAAGTAATGCTAAAAAATATTTTTCATGCGAAAGAAAATTGGGGACGAAATACTGGATTTATCACTTTACTTGTGATTATATTTGCAGATAGCATCGGAAACGGAATGTCTCAAGTGATACTACCAGCTATATTAAACAATTTAGGTGGAAAAACTGCGTGGCTGGGAACTATAATTGGTATTCAATCGCTACTAGGAATAGTCATATTTTTACCACAGGCAAGTTTCATAAAAAAGTTTGGAGAAAAGTTTAGCGTGCGATTAGGTATTTTGGTCAATATCATAGTCTACATACTATACTTGTTTAATCAGCAGATATTCATAGCTACTGGAAAATTTGTAGAAGGAATGGCTGATAGATTAATGAATTCAAGCATATCTAAAGTTATTTACGATCAAACTGATGGCAAAAATAATAGAGGACAGATGAGAGCATATATGGATAGCGTCAGATCAATCGGAATAGTTATAAGTCCCGCTATTGCAGCTTGGCTCATGAGATTTTCAATTCAAATACCAATTATTATAGTTATAATTGGGCTCTCTGCGTCATTTGTATTTTCCAAAAAGCTATCTGAAAATGTGAAAATAGATTCAAAAGAAAATATGGAAAAAGAGAATCAGTCAAATCATAAATCGTTATTTCGAAAACATTATTTAGATCATCTAAAACAATATGCTTTGAATAAATATATCGTTGCAATCACCATTCCGAGTATACTATTTGCATGTTTGGATATTTTTTACAGTGTGCTATTAAATCTATACCTTTTGAACTATAAAGGTTTTAGCTATGCTCAAATAGCCGCACTATGGTCTGCAATTTCAGTAATGAATATATTGCTACAAATTCCATCAGGATTTCTTGCTGATAAGAAAAAGCACGTATCGTTTTTACTATGTGTTTTGCTAAATGTAATTGGTTTTGGAATTCTTGTATCAAATGTTAGTTCGATATATTTACTAATAGGTGCTGTTTCGCTAATAAACATAGGCTGCGTCATTTACACAACTGCTATGTCTGCGCTATTTGGAGACTTGACAACTAAGGATCATAGATTGAGTGAATCAGAATCATATAGAATGATAAGAGGCATTGGAGAGGGATTATTGACTATCACTTTGAGCTTTATATTTGACAAATCACCAGTATGTACGCTGAAAATTATAGGCGTGCTCATAGTACTAGGTAGTTTAATAACTTTAATCATAAATGGAAAATACCATAAGTCAATGTCAAAGAGTAAGACTGATTCACCAGTTAAAAGCATAGTATAAGCGGATAGAAAAAATTAAACGAGGGGTGTAAATTTTGGAGAAGAATAGAACAAGGGCAATAATTTTCTTGGTTATAGCGGGAGTACTTTGGAGTACTGGTGGAGTTCTCATCAAGTATATAGATTGGAATCCTTTTGCCATAGCAGGTATGAGAAGTGGAATATCGGCTATAGTGATGATGATGTATTTGAGGCAGAAAATAGTATTTAAACCGTACAAGATTGTTGGAGGATTTTTTTATTGTGCGATGATGGTTTTGTTTGTTGTTGCGACAAAGATGACAACGGCGGCTAATGCCATACTTCTACAATATACTGCACCGATATGGGTTGCAATTTTTGCGGGGTGGATATTGAAAGAGAAGATTTCAAAAATAGATTGGATAGCTATATTTGGAGTTTTTGGAGGAATGGCATTGTTTTTCATGGATAAACTTGGCGCGGGTCAAATGCTAGGAAATACACTTGCTATACTTGCAGGAGTTACACTTGCAGGAGCAACTATAACTCTCAAACTAGCTACAGATGCGCCTGCAGTTGAAGTACCGCTAATAGGCAATGTAATGACATTTTTAGTATGTCTTCCATTTGTATTTTCTGTTACATTTACCACTCAAAATATAATTGCAATATTGGCACTTGGAATATTCCAGCTTGGAATATCTTATATATTATTTACGAGTGGAATAAAGTATTTATCGGCCATAGAAGCTATACTTATTGCAGTCATAGAGCCTCTCTTGAATCCAGTTTGGGTATTTATATTTACGGGCGAAATGCCAGGAGCTATGGCTATTTTAGGGGGAGCAATAGTAGTTGGGGCAGTTACTATGAGGCAGATTAAAACTGCAAAATAAGAATGTAAAGCAAGTCAAAAAAAGAGAACGCGCGGTGAACGAGTTTCTTGTATTTGAATTCTAAAGCAAGAGGTTTATCCCCATGTGTTAAATAAAAAAGTCAAAAGGGAGAAAGTTAAGGCAATACAGCGCTTTTAACTATTCTTCCTTTTTTTCCGGAACTAAAGGGAATAATAAAAGCCTATACGGGTAAAAGCTGTGTAAAGTATAATATAGGAGTAAACGATTTCCTAGTAGACACCCTTAACCAATGAAGAAATAGTCTAAAATTTCCAGTTGTTATACAAACGAATATTCTGCTGGGGAATCGTCCTTGCAAAAGGAGAGACGTCTATGGAACTTAATAAGAGAAATATTGCGATATTGGGAGAACTGTTGAATCAAAATGATTATTTGAAACTTAAAGTGCTTAGCGAGAAGTACAAAGTGACAGATAGAACTATTAGATATGATATACAGAAAATTTCTGATTTTCTTGAGGAAAACGGATTCCAAAGATTGGAAAACAAGCATCAATTTGGAGTTAAGCTTATATTAGATGAAAATTTAAAAGAGTTTCTTCAAAATTATCTCAAAAAACAAGATGCAGAGGCTTATTTTTATTCTCGGGAAGAGAGAAAAAACATAATGGCGCTCATGCTACTTGAAAGCGATGTACCGATGAAGATTAAGGACTTTGAAGAGTATTTTCTGATTTCTAAAAACACGGTATTAAAGGAATTAGATGAACTAGAAGAGTGGTTTTCGTCAGTTGAGATAAAGATGATCAGAAGACCTAAGATAGGTTTGTATGTGGAGGGATCAGAACTCAAGAAAAGATTAGCAATAATAGATGTTATAGATCAAACAATAGGTTCAGAAGAGGTACTCAATTATATAAATGAAAGAACTGCATTTACCAAATTAAATCATTTTAAATTTGAGATACTATTCTCTAAAATAGATTTGGAATTTTTAAACGATTTAATAAAAACAGCAGAGCGAAATCTAGATAGATATTTTACAGATGAAGGTTATAGCAATTTGATGACTCATATAGCACTTATGATTAAGCGAATGCTTTTAGATAAAAATGTGAATTTGCCGAAGATAAAGCCAGAGGGACTTATATACACTAGAGAATATATTCAGGCTAGGCGATTAGTACAAACTATAGAGAAGAGATATGCTATACAAGTACCAGAGGAAGAGACAAGGTTTATAGCTCTTCACTTACTTGGAACTCAGGTTTTGAAAACTACTGTCATAAGCGATGATGGCTTAGGACAGGCAGTAGATGAGATGATAGATGGTTTTGTAGATATTTACAAACTAGATATTGGCGATGAAAGACATGAATTGAAGATGCATCTTATAATGCATTTGAGACCAGCTATTTACAGAATGGCGATTGGTTTAAAAGTAAAAAATCCACTTCACAACCAAGTATTGAGTGAATACGAGGATTTATACTTGAATATAGAAAATTTAATAAAAAATTTGGAGATTTATCTTGGATTTGAAATAGATGAAGAGGAGAAGACAAATATAACACTTCACTTTGGAGCATTCCTAGAGAGAATACACTATACTCCACCAGATAAACCCAGAGTAGTATTAGTCTGTGCTAGTGGAATAGGCACTGCTAGTATGATAGCATCA
This genomic window contains:
- a CDS encoding BglG family transcription antiterminator encodes the protein MELNKRNIAILGELLNQNDYLKLKVLSEKYKVTDRTIRYDIQKISDFLEENGFQRLENKHQFGVKLILDENLKEFLQNYLKKQDAEAYFYSREERKNIMALMLLESDVPMKIKDFEEYFLISKNTVLKELDELEEWFSSVEIKMIRRPKIGLYVEGSELKKRLAIIDVIDQTIGSEEVLNYINERTAFTKLNHFKFEILFSKIDLEFLNDLIKTAERNLDRYFTDEGYSNLMTHIALMIKRMLLDKNVNLPKIKPEGLIYTREYIQARRLVQTIEKRYAIQVPEEETRFIALHLLGTQVLKTTVISDDGLGQAVDEMIDGFVDIYKLDIGDERHELKMHLIMHLRPAIYRMAIGLKVKNPLHNQVLSEYEDLYLNIENLIKNLEIYLGFEIDEEEKTNITLHFGAFLERIHYTPPDKPRVVLVCASGIGTASMIASQLKKLYDCEIVKKLSARDVDSLKKGDYDYIISTIKISHIDSEGYIRINPMILAKDRELLSKYLRQKQVKREGEVEHLVDKLLEITKNYAFVQDESQLAYEFLMALKKQKMPVNKNIEEKNLSDYLSKDLIDTNVVASDWKDAISKGTALLEQKEKITDEYKDRILETLEDLGPYMAIGPGIFLAHARPDESVLETSMSLITLENPINFGHSEFDPIKLVITLASVDPKSHIKALSELTDILLDEDRLQIILQASRTEEIFKVIKNRTKR
- a CDS encoding DMT family transporter translates to MEKNRTRAIIFLVIAGVLWSTGGVLIKYIDWNPFAIAGMRSGISAIVMMMYLRQKIVFKPYKIVGGFFYCAMMVLFVVATKMTTAANAILLQYTAPIWVAIFAGWILKEKISKIDWIAIFGVFGGMALFFMDKLGAGQMLGNTLAILAGVTLAGATITLKLATDAPAVEVPLIGNVMTFLVCLPFVFSVTFTTQNIIAILALGIFQLGISYILFTSGIKYLSAIEAILIAVIEPLLNPVWVFIFTGEMPGAMAILGGAIVVGAVTMRQIKTAK
- a CDS encoding MFS transporter, which codes for MLREKREIICEQEKGSKKVMLKNIFHAKENWGRNTGFITLLVIIFADSIGNGMSQVILPAILNNLGGKTAWLGTIIGIQSLLGIVIFLPQASFIKKFGEKFSVRLGILVNIIVYILYLFNQQIFIATGKFVEGMADRLMNSSISKVIYDQTDGKNNRGQMRAYMDSVRSIGIVISPAIAAWLMRFSIQIPIIIVIIGLSASFVFSKKLSENVKIDSKENMEKENQSNHKSLFRKHYLDHLKQYALNKYIVAITIPSILFACLDIFYSVLLNLYLLNYKGFSYAQIAALWSAISVMNILLQIPSGFLADKKKHVSFLLCVLLNVIGFGILVSNVSSIYLLIGAVSLINIGCVIYTTAMSALFGDLTTKDHRLSESESYRMIRGIGEGLLTITLSFIFDKSPVCTLKIIGVLIVLGSLITLIINGKYHKSMSKSKTDSPVKSIV